A window of the Amblyraja radiata isolate CabotCenter1 chromosome 5, sAmbRad1.1.pri, whole genome shotgun sequence genome harbors these coding sequences:
- the pdia6 gene encoding protein disulfide-isomerase A6 — protein sequence MRRSFKKVNDRKAPGPDGIPGRDLRACADQLAEVFTNIFNLSLSHIIYNQIPKTLSQVVPQQKITRWTEEDIKDVPKVSLQNNNISTDCNNWKNVFSISGILAFTCIVTVNAFYSSTDVIKLTSINFNSQVIQCDKLWLVEFYVLWCEHCEEFVPEWIQVASALKGIVKVGAIDVTKYASIGHQYEIEEFPTIKFFGVNKNKPEKYYGGRSSVAITNGVLSSIRFIVRERLVEKSNICGSEEQCHRITDKDAFELTDSNFDNQVAGDDEIWIVEFYAPWCEHCLSQEPEWTNAVVELTRRTKGKIHLAAVDSTINVMLATRFRIQKVPMIKIFQTNKEVIDYSGEISAPSLIATGLELYSKMPLYKPFEQMVSEEILKSVCGLRELCIIAVVPHISDTGTSGRSDYLNLLMKIAHRYKKKKWGWLWTETGAQPKLECTLGIKDLAYPNIISIDARRKKYMLLKGSFSERIIIEFFRKLSLGHVARIPLSANFPQVQTVKRWDSKEEFPQDPIILSGPTIQELENDEL from the exons ATGAGGCGGTCCTTCAAAAAGGTCAACGACCGCAAAGCTCCAGGGCCAGATGGTATTCCAGGGCGGGATCTCAGGGCGTGCGCTGATCAACTGGCAGAGGtgttcaccaacatcttcaacctctccctga GCCACATCATTTACAACCAGATTCCTAAAACATTATCCCAAGTTGTGCCACAGCAAAAAATTACCAGGTGGACAGAAGAAGATATTAAGGATGTCCCTAAAGTTTCCTTGCAAAAT AACAATATAAGTACAGATTGTAATAATTGGAAAAATGTTTTTTCCATTTCAGGTATTTTAGCATTCACATGCATTGTGACTGTGAATGCATTCTACTCGTCAACTGATGTGATAAAGTTAACCTCAATTAACTTCAACTCTCAAGTTATTCAGTGTGACAAGCTGTGGCTAGTAGAATTTTATGTCCTTTg GTGTGAACATTGTGAAGAGTTTGTTCCAGAATGGATTCAGGTGGCTAGTGCTCTGAAG GGTATTGTTAAAGTTGGTGCAATAGATGTGACTAAATATGCGTCTATAGGACATCAATATGAAATTGAAGAATTTCCCACCATCAAGTTCTTTGGAGTTAATAAGAACAAGCCTGAGAAGTATTATG gTGGAAGGTCAAGTGTGGCCATAACTAATGGAGTCCTCAGTTCTATTCGGTTCATTGTAAgggagagactggttgaaaaaagCAACATATGTGGATCTGAAGAACAg TGTCACCGCATAACAGATAAAGATGCTTTTGAACTGACTGATAGCAATTTTGACAATCAAGTGGCTGGAGATGATGAAATATGGATCGTGGAGTTTTATGCACCTTGGTGTGAGCACTGTTTAAG TCAAGAACCTGAATGGACTAATGCAGTAGTTGAACTTACAAGACGGACCAAGGGAAAGATCCATCTTGCAGCTGTGGATTCTACAATAAATGTGATGTTAGCCACTCGATttaga ATACAAAAAGTGCCAATGATTAAGATATTTCAAACAAACAAAGAAGTCATTGACTATAGTGGTGAGATATCTGCACCTAGCCTTATTGCCACAGGACTTGAGCTGTATTCTAAGATGCCACTATATAAGCCATTTGAG CAAATGGTCAGTGAAGAGATCTTAAAATCAGTCTGTGGTCTCCGGGAATTATGTATTATTGCTGTGGTGCCACACATTTCTGACACAG GAACCAGTGGCAGAAGTGATTATCTGAACTTACTGATGAAAATAGCACACAGGTACAAGAAGAAAAAATGGGG CTGGCTGTGGACAGAAACCGGGGCTCAGCCAAAGTTGGAATGTACATTGGGTATTAAAGACCTTGCATATCCTAACATAATATCTATTGATGCAAGAAGGAAAAAATATATGCTCTTGAAGGGGTCATTTAGTGAACGCATAATAATTGAATTCTTTAG AAAACTATCTTTGGGACATGTAGCCAGAATACCACTGAGCGCTAATTTTCCTCAAGTCCAAACTGTGAAACGTTGGGATAGCAAAGAAGAA